A DNA window from Gemmatimonadota bacterium contains the following coding sequences:
- a CDS encoding serine/threonine protein kinase: protein MPSGNHRPDPAGIRPLNDHDVRAQVSQEHAGQRRRADPGKLDDPQAAERRVLVSGLGARHSALGGRGREKDFSEDHAAQGVLTKRRGPRYTPGIARELLPIVRAALARRYEVDVEIGRLIDSGTSEWLVYYAMPFVDGPSLYQVLQQRGKISVEDTTRFGLDLLDALAHERHVVHRDVKPDNILISGAGTVLIDFGISRAIELAGTDRLTKSGMAVGTSRYMSPEQIMGATLVDPRSDLYSVGCVLCECLTGRTPYQRPNELAVLELHRTAPIPDIRELVPTVPAGLARAITRALAKTPEDRWSSAGEMAAAIGR, encoded by the coding sequence GTGCCGTCGGGGAATCATCGACCCGATCCCGCCGGCATTCGGCCGCTCAACGACCACGACGTCCGCGCCCAGGTCAGCCAGGAGCATGCCGGCCAGCGGCGCCGGGCCGATCCCGGCAAACTCGACGATCCGCAGGCCGCTGAGCGGCGGGTTCTCGTTTCGGGACTCGGCGCTCGGCACTCGGCACTCGGCGGTCGGGGACGGGAGAAGGATTTCTCGGAGGATCACGCGGCGCAAGGGGTGCTAACCAAGCGGCGGGGCCCGAGGTATACTCCTGGCATCGCGCGAGAACTTCTTCCGATCGTGCGGGCTGCGCTGGCCAGGCGCTACGAAGTCGACGTCGAGATCGGGCGGCTGATCGACTCGGGCACCTCGGAGTGGCTGGTGTATTACGCCATGCCGTTCGTGGACGGCCCTTCCCTGTACCAGGTGCTCCAGCAGCGGGGCAAGATCTCGGTTGAGGACACGACCCGGTTCGGCCTCGACCTTCTCGATGCCCTGGCCCACGAGCGGCACGTGGTGCACCGGGACGTCAAGCCGGACAACATCCTGATCTCAGGCGCCGGCACCGTCCTCATCGATTTCGGGATTTCGCGGGCCATCGAACTGGCTGGCACCGACCGACTGACCAAGAGCGGGATGGCGGTCGGGACGTCTCGCTACATGAGTCCCGAACAGATTATGGGGGCAACCCTCGTCGATCCAAGGTCGGATCTGTACTCGGTTGGCTGCGTGCTGTGCGAGTGCTTGACCGGGAGAACCCCCTACCAGCGTCCCAACGAACTTGCAGTATTGGAGCTGCATCGGACGGCACCGATCCCCGACATCCGCGAACTGGTGCCGACCGTGCCGGCGGGCTTGGCCCGGGCCATTACCCGGGCCCTCGCCAAGACCCCTGAGGATCGGTGGTCGAGCGCCGGAGAAATGGCCGCCGCTATCGGACGATGA
- a CDS encoding CoA transferase: protein MPSAESRNENPPLSGLRIVEFAGIGPAPLAGMLLADLGADVVVVERPNAGGIGSMIPRRHLITNRGKRLTIADLKSAAGWDAVFGLVDRADGLIEGFRPGTMERLGLGPDQVLARNPRLVFGRLTGWGQRGPLAATAGHDINYIALTGGLDAIGRAGGPPLPPVNFLGDYAGGTMFAVTGVLAALLEARRSGKGQVVDAAMIDGVGALLAPMMGMLSAGAWTPVRGQNLFDTGAPFYDVYPAADGRFVAVGALEDEFFAALVEGLGLPAGVLVTRWDRATWPELRRQIAAAIGQKTRDAWTAVFAGSDACVAPVLSIAEAARDEHQLSRQGFVDVEGQLQPAPAPRFSRTPPRPPTAPPVDLTPIEVVLSEWGNSPSA from the coding sequence GTGCCGAGCGCCGAGTCCCGAAACGAGAACCCGCCGCTCAGCGGCCTGCGGATCGTCGAGTTTGCCGGGATCGGCCCGGCGCCGCTGGCCGGCATGCTCCTGGCTGACCTGGGCGCGGACGTCGTGGTCGTTGAGCGGCCGAATGCCGGCGGGATCGGGTCGATGATTCCCCGACGGCACCTCATTACCAACCGCGGAAAACGCCTAACGATTGCCGACCTCAAGTCCGCCGCCGGCTGGGATGCTGTGTTCGGACTGGTTGACCGCGCCGACGGCCTCATCGAGGGGTTCCGCCCCGGCACCATGGAACGGTTGGGCCTCGGTCCCGATCAGGTCCTGGCCAGGAACCCGCGCCTGGTATTCGGCCGGCTTACCGGCTGGGGCCAACGTGGCCCGCTCGCGGCCACGGCGGGCCACGACATCAACTACATCGCGTTGACTGGAGGACTGGACGCCATCGGCCGGGCCGGGGGGCCACCGCTCCCACCGGTCAACTTCCTGGGCGACTATGCGGGTGGGACGATGTTCGCGGTAACCGGCGTACTCGCGGCGCTCCTCGAGGCCCGCCGGTCCGGGAAAGGGCAGGTCGTCGACGCGGCGATGATCGACGGAGTCGGGGCCCTCCTCGCGCCCATGATGGGCATGCTTTCGGCCGGAGCGTGGACCCCGGTGCGGGGCCAGAATCTCTTCGATACCGGGGCGCCGTTCTACGACGTGTACCCCGCCGCCGACGGCAGGTTCGTCGCGGTGGGTGCCCTCGAGGACGAGTTCTTTGCGGCCTTGGTCGAAGGGCTAGGGCTTCCGGCCGGCGTGCTCGTGACGCGGTGGGATCGAGCGACGTGGCCTGAACTCCGTCGGCAGATTGCGGCGGCGATTGGTCAGAAGACGCGGGACGCTTGGACGGCGGTGTTTGCGGGGTCCGATGCCTGCGTGGCGCCGGTCCTTTCGATTGCCGAAGCCGCCCGCGACGAGCACCAGCTTAGCCGCCAAGGGTTCGTAGACGTTGAGGGACAGCTTCAGCCGGCGCCAGCGCCGCGGTTCAGCCGCACGCCGCCGCGGCCCCCGACCGCCCCGCCGGTTGACCTGACGCCAATCGAGGTCGTCCTGTCGGAGTGGGGCAACTCGCCTAGCGCTTGA
- a CDS encoding 30S ribosomal protein S12 produces MPTINQLVRRPRKAPVYKDKSPALTRNPFRRAVCTRVYTVTPKKPNSALRKVAKVRLTDGYEVIAYIPGEGHNLQEHSIVLIRGGRVKDLPGVRYHIVRGTLDAAGVNGRKQSRSKYGAKAPKPGAAAGAKAGGKK; encoded by the coding sequence ATGCCGACGATTAATCAACTCGTCCGTCGCCCACGAAAAGCGCCGGTCTACAAAGACAAGTCTCCAGCGCTCACTCGGAATCCGTTCCGTCGGGCGGTCTGTACCCGTGTCTATACCGTTACTCCGAAGAAGCCGAACTCGGCGCTCCGCAAGGTGGCGAAGGTCCGGTTAACCGACGGATACGAAGTCATCGCCTACATCCCGGGCGAGGGGCACAATCTCCAGGAACACTCGATCGTCCTGATTCGGGGCGGACGGGTGAAGGATCTTCCCGGGGTTCGGTATCACATCGTTCGCGGCACGTTGGACGCCGCCGGTGTGAACGGCCGGAAGCAAAGCCGCTCGAAGTATGGTGCCAAGGCCCCGAAGCCGGGCGCTGCGGCTGGAGCGAAAGCTGGAGGTAAGAAGTGA
- a CDS encoding inorganic phosphate transporter, giving the protein MTPEVVFIVLVVAIALAFDFINGFHDSANSIATVVGTRVLTPGVAVAWAAFFNFVAAFTVGTAVAKTVSKGLIDPAVVDPQVILGALIGAIVWNLVTWWLGLPSSSSHALLGGFGGAAVAKAGIGALIGSGWVKPLVFIVLSPLIGAGAGLALTMIIGWSVYRLPAAKLDRVFRRIQLLSAAAFSISHGANDAQKTMGIIVGLLVSVHPVFKDATGWQSILYVPSADTIPLWIEMSAYSAIALGTALGGWRIVRTMGTRITKLRPFGGFCAESGGAIAIFLASALGIPVSTTHTITGAIVGVGTAQRLSAVRWGVAGRIVWAWLLTIPLSASIAAIAYIIVR; this is encoded by the coding sequence ATGACACCAGAGGTAGTTTTCATCGTCTTGGTCGTCGCGATTGCGCTCGCGTTCGATTTCATCAATGGGTTTCACGACAGCGCCAACTCGATCGCGACGGTGGTTGGAACCCGGGTGCTGACGCCGGGTGTGGCCGTGGCCTGGGCGGCATTCTTCAACTTCGTCGCTGCCTTTACCGTGGGGACGGCGGTGGCGAAGACGGTCAGCAAAGGCTTGATCGATCCGGCGGTCGTCGATCCCCAGGTGATTCTCGGGGCGTTGATCGGCGCCATCGTCTGGAATTTGGTGACTTGGTGGCTCGGCTTGCCCTCGTCCTCTTCCCATGCGCTGCTCGGCGGTTTCGGCGGCGCCGCTGTGGCGAAAGCGGGCATCGGGGCCTTGATCGGGTCTGGCTGGGTGAAGCCCCTCGTGTTCATTGTCTTGTCACCGCTGATTGGGGCGGGCGCCGGACTGGCGCTGACGATGATCATCGGATGGAGCGTGTATCGGTTGCCGGCCGCCAAGCTGGATCGGGTGTTCCGAAGGATTCAACTCCTCTCGGCGGCGGCCTTCTCGATCAGCCACGGCGCCAATGACGCTCAGAAGACGATGGGGATCATCGTCGGTCTGCTGGTGTCGGTCCACCCAGTTTTCAAGGATGCCACGGGGTGGCAGTCCATTCTGTACGTGCCATCGGCCGATACCATTCCGCTCTGGATCGAGATGAGCGCCTACAGTGCCATTGCCCTTGGCACGGCGCTCGGCGGGTGGCGGATCGTCAGGACGATGGGGACCCGAATCACCAAGCTGCGCCCGTTTGGGGGGTTCTGCGCGGAATCCGGTGGAGCGATCGCGATCTTCCTGGCGTCGGCCCTCGGGATTCCGGTCAGCACGACGCACACGATTACTGGGGCGATCGTCGGGGTGGGCACGGCCCAACGACTGTCGGCCGTTCGGTGGGGTGTGGCCGGGCGGATTGTCTGGGCATGGCTCCTGACGATTCCACTGTCGGCGTCCATCGCGGCCATCGCCTACATCATCGTCCGATAG
- a CDS encoding 30S ribosomal protein S7, with protein sequence MSRRKKSVRRPIPPDPRYDSQTVTKFLNALMYQGKKSLAERVFYTAMDLIEERTGQPGVTVFKQAVSNAKPAVEVKSRRVGGASLQVPVEVRPERRTALAMRWLIQYSRARSEKSMSERLAAEVILASKGEGSTVKKKEDTHKMAEANRAFAHYRW encoded by the coding sequence GTGAGCCGTCGCAAAAAATCGGTGCGTCGTCCGATCCCACCGGATCCGCGGTACGACAGCCAGACCGTTACGAAATTCCTGAACGCGTTGATGTACCAGGGCAAGAAGAGCTTGGCCGAGCGGGTGTTCTATACGGCCATGGACCTGATCGAAGAGCGGACGGGGCAGCCCGGAGTGACGGTCTTCAAGCAGGCCGTTTCCAACGCCAAGCCGGCCGTCGAGGTCAAGAGCCGCCGGGTCGGTGGCGCGTCGTTGCAGGTGCCGGTCGAAGTCCGGCCGGAGCGCCGCACCGCCTTGGCCATGCGCTGGTTGATTCAATATTCACGCGCCCGGAGCGAGAAGTCGATGTCCGAGCGTTTGGCTGCCGAAGTCATCCTCGCCTCCAAGGGCGAAGGCAGCACGGTGAAGAAGAAGGAAGACACCCACAAGATGGCGGAAGCCAACCGAGCCTTCGCACACTATAGGTGGTAG
- a CDS encoding DUF47 domain-containing protein: MSRTGSDAKFKVVSTTQAQGPPVRLLPRDERFFDLFTSVATLNVEAAKHLHELFKAEPDSRAYLAESIKRLEHEADVLTHDVITRLDRSFITPLDREDIHMLASRLDDVLDRIDGTARRAQIFRPGHTPQGIVLITDVIVRSTVQLNEAVRVLNSQKTPVIIAACTQVKKLEEEGDFIYHEWLGRLFDEEKDPITLIKWKEIYDTLEKTLDQAEDVANVLESIAIKHS; encoded by the coding sequence TTGTCTCGAACAGGTAGCGACGCGAAATTCAAGGTCGTTTCCACCACTCAAGCCCAAGGCCCTCCTGTGCGATTGCTCCCGCGAGACGAGCGATTTTTTGATTTGTTCACGTCGGTGGCCACCCTCAATGTCGAGGCGGCCAAGCACCTCCATGAGTTGTTCAAAGCGGAGCCTGACAGCCGCGCGTACCTCGCGGAGTCGATCAAGCGGCTCGAGCATGAAGCGGATGTCTTGACCCATGACGTCATTACCCGGCTCGACCGGAGCTTCATTACGCCACTCGACCGCGAAGACATCCATATGCTGGCATCCCGCTTGGATGACGTTTTGGATCGAATCGACGGGACGGCGCGCCGGGCCCAGATCTTCCGGCCCGGCCATACTCCCCAGGGGATCGTCCTGATCACCGACGTGATCGTCCGCTCGACGGTTCAACTCAACGAAGCAGTTCGGGTGCTCAACAGCCAGAAGACGCCGGTCATCATCGCGGCCTGCACCCAGGTCAAGAAGCTCGAGGAAGAGGGCGACTTCATCTATCACGAATGGCTTGGCCGGCTGTTCGACGAGGAGAAGGACCCGATCACTCTCATCAAGTGGAAAGAAATTTACGACACGTTGGAGAAGACGCTCGACCAAGCGGAGGACGTCGCGAACGTTCTCGAGTCGATTGCCATCAAGCACAGCTGA